Proteins co-encoded in one Gemmatimonas sp. UBA7669 genomic window:
- the ggt gene encoding gamma-glutamyltransferase yields MPLPLLRSLQTGRHWRPGPVLRPAVLVAGLAATLLHSGHLAAQAAPAAPAAPRPTEAVQARSGMVVSASAIASQVGRDVLAAGGNAIDAAIATGFALAVTYPTAGNIGGGGFMVVRFPDGRATTIDFRERAPAASRPHMFTDSSGAYSARLHHNSHVSVGVPGTVAGFELAHRKYGRMAWRGLVAPSAVLADTGFVVPTGLAASLAGVRNKLGQYEASKAAYYKPDGTPYAAGERLVLRDLGQTLGRIRDAGRDGFYRGTTARLLAAEMQRHGGLITEEDLARYEAAEREPVRGTFMGYDIISMPPPSSGGVAMIEMLNILEGLPLKSQKPDSPQYLHWLAESMRRAFRDRAVHLGDPDFNAIPVAQLTSKEHAATLRAGIAANKASVSSPADVRQGYESDETTHYSVVDKDGMAVSVTYTLEAGYGLGAVVDGAGFLLNNEMGDFNGKPGLTDSTGLIGTAPNVAAPGKRMLSSMTPTIVARDGQLVAVVGSPGGRTIINTVMQVVLNLIAFDMPVQQAVNAPRVHHQWLPDRLTVERDGFAPATLDALRAMGHEVRVGGQQGTAHSIAIDRKTGARLGAADPRDRDAGAAGHN; encoded by the coding sequence ATGCCACTCCCCCTGCTCCGCTCGCTTCAGACCGGCCGCCATTGGCGTCCCGGCCCTGTCCTGCGCCCCGCCGTGCTGGTGGCCGGCCTTGCCGCCACCCTGCTGCACAGCGGCCACCTTGCCGCCCAGGCCGCGCCTGCCGCGCCGGCTGCGCCCCGGCCGACCGAGGCCGTCCAGGCCCGTTCCGGCATGGTGGTCTCGGCCAGCGCCATCGCCAGTCAGGTGGGCCGCGACGTGCTGGCCGCTGGTGGCAACGCCATCGACGCCGCCATTGCCACCGGCTTTGCGCTGGCCGTCACCTACCCCACGGCCGGCAACATTGGCGGCGGCGGGTTCATGGTCGTGCGCTTCCCCGACGGACGGGCCACCACCATCGATTTCCGCGAGCGGGCGCCCGCCGCGTCGCGCCCCCACATGTTCACCGACAGCAGCGGCGCCTATTCTGCCCGCCTGCATCACAACAGCCATGTGAGCGTGGGGGTGCCGGGCACTGTGGCAGGCTTTGAGCTGGCGCACCGCAAGTACGGCCGCATGGCCTGGCGCGGGCTGGTTGCCCCGTCGGCCGTGCTGGCTGACACCGGCTTTGTTGTCCCGACCGGGCTTGCGGCGTCGCTGGCTGGCGTGCGCAACAAGCTGGGGCAGTATGAAGCGTCCAAGGCCGCCTACTACAAGCCGGACGGCACGCCCTATGCCGCGGGCGAGCGACTGGTGCTGCGCGACCTGGGTCAAACGCTGGGCCGCATCCGCGACGCAGGACGCGATGGATTCTATCGTGGCACCACCGCCCGGTTGCTGGCCGCGGAAATGCAGCGGCACGGTGGGCTCATTACCGAAGAAGACCTGGCGCGCTATGAAGCCGCGGAACGTGAGCCGGTGCGTGGCACGTTCATGGGCTACGACATCATCAGCATGCCACCGCCAAGCTCGGGCGGTGTGGCCATGATCGAGATGCTCAACATTCTCGAGGGGCTGCCGCTCAAATCGCAGAAGCCTGATTCGCCGCAATACCTGCACTGGCTGGCCGAGAGCATGCGCCGTGCGTTCCGTGATCGGGCGGTGCATCTGGGTGATCCGGACTTCAACGCCATTCCCGTCGCGCAGCTCACCAGCAAGGAGCACGCAGCCACGCTGCGCGCCGGCATTGCGGCCAACAAGGCCTCGGTGTCTTCACCCGCCGACGTGCGCCAGGGCTACGAAAGCGACGAGACCACGCACTACAGCGTGGTGGACAAGGATGGCATGGCGGTGTCGGTGACGTACACGCTCGAAGCGGGCTACGGCCTCGGCGCGGTGGTGGACGGCGCCGGCTTCCTGCTCAACAACGAGATGGGCGACTTCAACGGCAAGCCCGGGCTTACCGACAGCACGGGCCTCATCGGTACCGCGCCCAACGTGGCGGCGCCGGGCAAGCGCATGCTCTCGAGCATGACGCCCACCATTGTGGCCCGTGACGGTCAGTTGGTGGCAGTCGTTGGCAGTCCCGGTGGCCGCACCATCATCAACACCGTCATGCAGGTGGTGCTCAACCTCATCGCCTTCGACATGCCGGTGCAGCAGGCGGTGAACGCGCCGCGTGTGCATCACCAGTGGTTGCCGGACCGACTCACGGTGGAACGCGACGGATTTGCGCCGGCCACGCTCGACGCGCTGCGCGCCATGGGGCACGAGGTCCGCGTGGGCGGACAGCAGGGCACCGCGCACTCAATTGCCATTGACCGCAAGACGGGCGCGCGGCTCGGCGCCGCGGACCCGCGTGATCGGGATGCGGGGGCGGCGGGGCATAATTGA
- a CDS encoding DUF2911 domain-containing protein codes for MSITRSLIRGAAALAAVTVVSVAAEAQGAQRQAPASPRDSLSVSIAGSDIKVNYGRPSKRGRVIFGGLNDMKWGMVWRTGANQATHFTTSKALDFGGKVVPAGTYTLFTKLEESGKWELIINKQTGQWGTAYDKTQDLVSIPMKVTSNNPVQEMMEITVKPAGKGGELAVLWDNYKAVAAFTVK; via the coding sequence ATGTCGATCACCCGTTCGCTCATTCGTGGCGCCGCGGCTCTCGCCGCTGTCACCGTGGTTTCCGTGGCCGCCGAGGCCCAGGGCGCGCAGCGGCAGGCGCCGGCCTCGCCGCGCGACTCGTTGTCGGTGTCCATTGCCGGCTCCGACATCAAGGTCAACTACGGCCGTCCGTCCAAGCGTGGCCGCGTGATTTTCGGCGGTCTCAATGACATGAAGTGGGGCATGGTATGGCGCACGGGCGCCAACCAGGCCACGCACTTCACCACCAGCAAGGCGCTGGACTTTGGTGGCAAGGTCGTACCGGCCGGCACCTACACGCTGTTCACCAAGCTCGAAGAGAGCGGCAAGTGGGAGCTGATCATCAACAAGCAGACGGGCCAGTGGGGCACGGCCTATGACAAGACGCAGGATCTGGTCAGCATCCCCATGAAGGTCACGAGCAACAACCCCGTGCAGGAAATGATGGAAATCACGGTCAAGCCAGCCGGCAAGGGCGGTGAGCTGGCGGTGCTGTGGGACAACTACAAGGCCGTGGCGGCGTTCACGGTCAAGTAA